Proteins from one Fragaria vesca subsp. vesca linkage group LG6, FraVesHawaii_1.0, whole genome shotgun sequence genomic window:
- the LOC101294970 gene encoding uncharacterized protein LOC101294970, producing the protein MNHLTKWFMKDQEEAVTRNQRRSMMMSAVALQIQDLEDEDSQWGGSSKGRSYTARNREIMDQRLKALYFTDPCRYEPNIFRRRYRMQPWVFDKMMRNVANYDPYFIQRRDATGRVGLATEQKLTCAMRQLAYGVIADFFDDYIDIAKSTAIEILEHFTRAIWNVYHEYYLRRPTPADLRRLLDKAAERGFPRMIGSLDCMH; encoded by the coding sequence ATGAATCATTTGACAAAATGGTTTATGAAAGATCAAGAAGAGGCTGTTACGAGAAACCAACGAAGATCCATGATGATGTCTGCTGTTGCCTTGCAAATCCAAGATCTGGAAGATGAGGATTCACAATGGGGTGGTTCTTCGAAAGGTCGTTCGTATACTGCTAGAAACAGAGAGATCATGGATCAACGTCTAAAAGCTCTATACTTCACAGATCCATGCAGGTACGAACCAAATATATTTCGTAGGAGATACAGAATGCAACCTTGGGTCTTTGACAAGATGATGCGCAATGTGGCCAACTACGATCCATATTTTATTCAAAGAAGAGATGCGACTGGGAGAGTCGGCCTAGCCACTGAACAAAAGCTTACATGCGCCATGAGACAACTCGCATATGGGGTCATAGCCGACTTCTTTGATGATTACATAGATATTGCAAAATCCACTGCCATCGAGATTTTGGAACACTTCACCAGAGCAATATGGAATGTGTACCATGAGTATTACCTCCGCCGACCAACACCGGCAGATTTGCGACGGCTTCTCGACAAGGCAGCAGAAAGAGGATTTCCGAGAATGATCGGGAGCCTCGATTGTATGCACTAG